AGATAAATCAGGACCGCCAATAAGACAGCACGGCTGATCCAGCCGCGCTCCAACTCCTTTTCGTAAGCGCGTTTAATGGCGAAGAAAGCTGTGAACAGGAACAAAGTAAACGGTACTTCAGATTGAATGCCATCTTTGATATACCAAAAGTTCGGATTAACTCCCACGATCGCGATTGCCGCAACGACGTAAGGAAATGGAAGCTCGTCGCGTATAAAGAAATAGAAGATCGCAAGAAACGCGATGAAGAGCACTACGTTTTCGACCTTCATTGCTGTGAGATTCAGGTCAAAGACTGCATAAATCGGAGAAAGAAGTAGTGGATAAACAGGGGGATAAGCCTTTGGACCCACGCCTGGATTTTGTGGATTAAACAGGTAATTCGATTTCATGTAACTTGAGTGATGAGCAATATCTGCCGCTTCCTGAATGTACAGCGCAAAATCATCACCCCAAGGCTGACCCGATCGTATAGTTAGCAAGTAAAACGTACCAATTATTAGGATAAGCAGGATTACGATTCCGAGCCGTCGATCTCGACGGTACGATTCGATGCTGCGTTCAAAATCCTTGAGGTCAGGATTACCGTTTAACGCTAGCTGTCCATCGATCATAAGATCTGAACCTCATCTACTCGCGGGAAGTGACATGCCGTGCCGCTAGAGGGCATCACTTCATGATGCAGCATATGCGGGCTCCCCGAAGAGCGCCGAGGGGGCCGACTCATGGACGGAAGCTTCCTGATTCACAGGGATCGAGACTCTGGACTGGGCTGGAGAGTGCAGGTCAATCACCATTTGCTCCGCCCTGAGAAGCGTCGAGACTACTTCTTCGTCGATAGATTTTGTGCCAATGACCACAACCTCGCTGCCGCGAACTACTTCTTCCAAATCTGTCGAGAGGAGCATCCCAATATGAGGAATCTCGTCCTCGATAAATTTTCTATTGGAGCCGACCAAACGGCCGAGTGAAACATCGCGATCCCAGATCTGTATTTGGCATCCTTCGCCCAGGAGGCGTTTGATTAGTTGTACGGAAGGGCTCTCACGCAGATCATCCGTTCCAGACTTGAAGCTCAAACCCAAAATACCAATCTTCTTGTGCCTGGTGGCAAGTACGGTATCGATAGCACGCTCAAGATGAGCCTGATTGCTTGGCATAATGGCCCGCAATAACGGCAGATCGAGGTCGAGTTGCTTGGCACGGTATGTGAGTGCTCGCAGATCCTTCGGTAAACATGAGCCGCCAAAAGCGAATCCTGGCGTCAGGTAGGCTGGGGAAATATTGAGCCGCGTGTCGGAAAGAAAGATCTTTGTCACTGCATCTACGTCGACCTTCATTTCCTTGCACGCCGATCCAATCTCATTCGCAAACGCTACCTTCAGTGCATGGAATGCGTTGCAGACGTATTTCACCATCTCGGCAACCGGGAGCGATGTTTCGCAGATTTGACCGGAGATTTCCTTGTACAGCTCGCGCAGAGGCGCAAGGTGAGCTGGATCATCGGCTCCCAAAACGGTAATCGCCGGATTCAAGAAGTCAGCCACGGCCGACCCTTCGCGGGTGAACTCTGGATTGGCGCAAACCGCAAAGTCAATCCCCACCCTTTTTCCGCTGGCGCCTTCGATGGCGGGGATGATCTTCGACTTTGCAGTACCGGGTAGCATCGTGCTACGAGGCACGACCCAGTGAAACTCTTCTTTCGTCCGCAGGGCTCTGCCAATCTGCTCGCAGCTATACTGCACGCTGCTTAAATCCAGGCAACCGTTGTGCAAACTCGGAGTGCCAACGCAAACGAACGAGATCTCCGATTCACGTACGGCCAGGCCCGCGTCGAGAGTTGCCCGTAAGCGGCCGGCTTTGGAAGCGTCTGCTATCAATTGATTGAGCCCGGGCTCCATGACCGGCGCCTTGCCCGATTGCAACATTTCCACTTTTTCCGGGCTAACATCCACGCCAATGACATTGTGCCCTACGCTCGCGAAACAACCTGCAGTGACGGCACCGACGTATCCAAGACCAAACACACTGATTGATTTCATAACGATTCCGATTCAGGCAGGCTGCCGCTTATGCAGACTTTGAGAGGGGCGCAGGCGAGCGACTTCCAGAGTTACTGCATTGTCCGAGCCGTCGTAGAGCTGTTTCGTCTGACTGATAAGCCGCTCGAAGCTGAAGTCTCTTCGCACCCGCTCTTGCGCAACGGAGCCGAGTTTGGCGGCGCATTCCGGATTTCGCAGCAATCGCGAGATGGCTCTTGCCAGCGCTTCCGCATTATTGGGCGGAACGAGCACGCCGTTAACTCCGTCCTGGACGACTTCGGTGATTCCCCCCACGCGAGTTGCCACAATCGGCAGGCCAGCCGCCATTGTCTCGAGAACTGAGTTGGGAAGCGCCTCTGATTCCGAAGCAAGAACTGAGAGATCGCAGCAAGCCAACAGCTCAGGGACATCTTCGCGGCATCCGAGGAAGAGCACATTCTTTTCGAGTCCAAGCTCCTTTACCATTTGCTGCAGTTTCACTCGTTCAGGTCCATCCCCGATCAGGAGAAATACGGTACCAGGGTGAGAGGCGCAGACCGTCGTCGCTGCCGTGATCAAATGAGCATGACCTTTCACCGCGTACAGGTTTGCCAGGACTGCAATGATCTTGGAATTTGCGCAGATATTTGGCAGCTTTTCAATCTTCTTCCTACGGGAACAGGCAAAGCGATCAGCCTCTATGGCGTTGTAGATGACACGAATCCTTCGGCGCGCAATTTTGTCTCGCTTTACCAGTAGCTCACGAACCGAAATCGAATTCACTACAACATGAGTTGACATTCGATAGAGAAACCGAAGTATCTTGTTCCTCCGCGTCGTATACCAATCGTGATCCGCAAGATATCTTCGGCTGGAAATAATCACTGGCACTCGCGCTAACCGAGCTGCTGGGATTCCCAGCAGATTTGCCCATAAGTCGTAAGCATGGAGTACGTGAAACTTTCCCCGATGAAGAAACTTGATCAGTCGAAACAGCTGATACAAACCGTTCAGCGACAACAGTGTCTTTTCTTTTCGAAACTCTACAATTTGAATACCAGCTTGCCGCAGAGTCTGAAGCAGTGGGCCTTCCGCCCGAAGACAGCCGACAGTCACCTGATATGAATCCGAATTCAACCGAATGGCAGTGTTTACTAACTGCGTTTCCGTGCCCCCGAGATTCAGCGTGTCTACAAGAAGTAGTACACGCTTCACGCAACTGCTGGATGGCCGCATGTCTGAAAAAGGAATGCTTGTTTTTAGCCTGCGTCAGGCCACTTCGGCTGCCGCTGTCCTTCTTCCGCTTACAGCCATCACGCTTGGGCTGAGAAAAGGCTTGCGCATGGGGACAGCAAAAGAGTGTAGCTGAGCCGCAGGTTCCAAAAAATTCCGATGCCACAGCTCAAAGATCAGTAAGTGCCACAGCTCCCAGGAACGATCTCGAATACCTTTACGATGCTCCTGTATTCTCCGGCGGACCTCCTGCTCGTTGAAGTACCCTCGCTGCGTGGTCTTCGGCTCAACCAAAATGTCGAGAAGCGCAGGAGAATGATCCTGCCGAAACCAGTGCACCAGCGGCATAGAAAAGCCTTGCTTGGGCCGATATAGCACTTCGCGCGGAACTCCGAGTCGCTCCGCCAATTTCTTGAGCATGTATTTCGATTGTCCGAAGCGCCGTTTCCATTTTGGTGATAGAGCAGCTACCCACTCTGCAAGACAATGATCGAGCAGGGGTGCACGAACTTCGAGAGATGTCGCCATGCTCATTCGATCCACTTTGGTCAGAATGTCCCCGGGCAAGTATGTCTTTGTATCCAGATATTGCGCCTCGCTCAGTGGATCGGAAGCAGGTCGTCCGGCAAAGTAGTCGAGAAATGAGTTGTAGGGCGATTCAACACTATCTGCCCATTCAGCAAAGCCGGTGCTAAATAGAGGGCGCTCTCGAACGCAAGTAGGAAGCAAAGACACACTGTCCAGGTAACGCTCGCGGCATGGCAACGATAGGTTGAACAAGAATCTGCGACCCCGCCATCCCGTGGGAACATGCGGATGGACGTATGCTCTGTACCATTCCCCGGTCCGAAAAGGGAAGGGAAGAATCCATTGGCGCCGGATGTGTGAGGTATACCGATCGTACCCGGCGAAAAGCTCGTCCCCACCATCTCCCGCCAGGGCTACAGTCACATGCTGGCGTGCCATTCGGGAAACGTGAAATGTAGGAACGATGGATGAATCACCAAACGGCTCTTCAAGATGGCAGGTTAGTTGGTTGACTGTTTCTTCGATTTGCGGGTCAACAAACAGTTCGTGGTGTTCAGTATCAAAACGCTGCGCCACAAGGCGTGCATGACTCGCTTCATTGAAATCTGCATGCGAGAAGCCAATCGAAAATGTTCTTACACGGCACGAACTGAATCGGGCCATCATGGCCACCACTGCGGAAGAATCGACGCCGCCGCTCAGAAGCGCACCCAAGGGAACATCGCTCATCAGGCGGATTCGCACGGCCTCGCTAAAACGCGCTTCCAATTCCTCTAAGCATTCTTCTTCCGATTTCGGATCAAACGAGCCAAGAGGTGGCAAGTCCCAATATTGGCGAATGTGAATTCGGCCTTTACTCCACTCCATCACGTGAGCAGGTGGTAGCTTGCGGATCTTTGTGAAGGCAGTGAGTGGATCCTGTATGTAACCGAAGTGGAAGAAATGAAGAACTCCCCGAGGATCGATCTCTAGCAGCTCAGGCGCAACTGCCAGAATGGCCTTGATCTCAGAGCCGAACAGCAGCCGGCCTTCACTGACGGCGTAATGAAGCGGTTTCTTACCGAAGCGATCGCGCCCAAGCACGAGCTTCTGACGGTTCTCGTCCCAGATTGCGAACGCGAACATTCCCCGCAGTTCACGTACGCAGGCCGTTCCGTATTCTTCGTACAAATGAACGATCACCTCGGTATCCGTGTTGGTGTAAAACTCGTGACCAAGGCCTTCAAGCTTTTCCCGCAGCTCTGGGAAATTGTAGATTTCTCCGTTAAAGACAACCCAGATCGTTCTGTCCTCATTGTGGATCGGCTGGTTTCCCGTAGATAGATCGATAATGCTCAGGCGTCGCATGCCGATGCCGGCACAGCCTTTCGCATAGATGCCTTCATCGTCAGGTCCTCGATGGACAATGGCCTGACACATGCGATGGACTTGCGCCGCCTCGGCTAGATAACTCTGGTCAGCGCCGACAATGCCTGCAATTCCGCACATTGGATCTATTGTGAGTACTTATAAGCTTCGAATCTAGTTTGACTTGACTACAGATATTGGGACGGATCTTTCTACTTCTTTGGCAGGCGGATAAGTTTTGTAGTACTGGCCATAATACCGATGCTCTGCATCGTTCCATTCGTTAGCGACGATTCCAAGTGGCTTCAAGTTTTCCGTCTTCAACGCTTCTTTCAGGAGGGGCTTCGGTGTTCGTGCCTGACGCACGACCACCAGGCTTCCATCGGACAAGCCGGCCAGGAAGGTAGAGTCCGCAACTGGCACTAGAGGGGGCGAGTCGATGATCACGAAGTCGAACCAGGAAGCGACTTGGTTCAGCATATCCGCGAAGCGTTGGGATTGCAGGATTTCCATTGGCGACTCACTGCATCGACCAGCTCCCAAGTACCAGAGTGACAGGCCTTCTACCCTTCTTAAGAAGCTAACGATGCCCTCTGAGTCGTTCCACCAATCGCTTAAACCTGGCTGAGTATGGCTGCCCAGCAAATCCCGCAACCCTGACTGGTGCATGTCACAATCCATAAGCAAGATTCGCTGCCCTTGTTGCACCAGCGTCACAGCCAGATTGGCCGATATCACGCTCTTCCCTTCCCCCTTAATACTGCTCGTAACCAGGAGCTTCTTCAGCTGCTGCCGTTTTTGGAAATTTCGCAGGCGAAGAGCCAGTACGCGAAATTTTTCAGCGCCGGGACTGGCCTGGTCGGTGAATGCCACCAGGTGCTGTGGCTGTACAACCAGCTGAATCACTGGAACGTGATCCACTTCGATGGCGTTTGTATCGAACTCCCGCAGTACCTCCGCCTCGCCATTCAAAGCGAAAATCTTATTCATTCTTTTAACCCTTGTAGTAGGAAAGTACGGTCACCACTGGGATTACAGCAAAGATAAGTAACGCGGCACCCGTCTGCAATCGCTGATGCCAGCAGGCTCTACTCTGCTCTTCAGCGGTTTGAAGGAGGGGAATTGAGACCAGAATTGGAACTGGTGTAATGGTGAGCAAGTCTTCTCCAGAATGAATCTGTTCGTCCATTGCCTCGACCAATACGGTTACGCCCGCGCCAATCCCAGTACCTAAGATCAGGCCCAGCAGACTGAATTTCAGCCGATCAGGAAAATACGGCTTCTGAGGAAAGTTCGCTGGATCAATGATGCGGAACTGCTCACCCTCCTGGCGCTTCTCCAGGTTGGTAGCCATTTCCGACTGCATCTTTTTGTTCAGCAATGATTCATAGTTCGTGCGAGATTGTTCGTGGTCACGAGTGATGGCAGCCAGCTGCTGCTCTCGCACAGGAGTGAGGTTCAGGCGACTCTGATATGCATCAAGCTGGGCTTCCAGTCGGCTGATCTCCTGCTGGCGATTAGCAATCTCAAGTTTGTTGGACTTGATCTGCCCTTCGATTTGTAACATCGGCGAGATCGCTTGCAACTCGGAGAGAGTCCGTGGCCGTCCAGCTATTTCCATTTCCTCGTCGCGTTTACTAGAGTTCGATTCGGCGTCTACTTGCTGCTTCAGGGCCTCGGCATCCGCGATCTGCCGCTTTAAGCGCAAAACGTCCGGATGCCGAGGCGTGTCACGTGAGCTTATATCTGCGAGCTCTGCTCTAAGCTTGTCGAGCTCCTCATCAAGCGTGAGCGGATTGCCTTTGGAATCGCCGCGGCGAACGGCAAGCTGCGAACGCACGCTCTTATATTGATTGAGCAGCGATTCCAGGTACAGCTTTTGCTGGTTTGCCTGATCCAGAGCTTCAGTAGCAGCCTGTAACCGAGTCTGTAGGCCGGAGAGTATCTGTATGTTGGTCTGTAATTGTTCCGGCAGTTCCCCTAGATATTTAGCCTTGAAATCACGAAGCCGCTCCTCCTGATCTGCCAGATTCTGGCCAGCCCGTTCCAGCTGACTTTCGAGGAATCTTGTGGTCTCTTCCGAGAGCTGTTGCCGATTGTGTAAATTCTCTTCAATGAATAATGAGCTGAGTTGCCGAGTGACCTGTTGAGCTAACGTTGGATTGCCCGCGGAGTACGAGATCTTGAACGCCGAGAGCTCCCAGGGGCGCCCAGGCGCTTGTACCAGCTCAATTTTGACGTCTCTCCGCATTCCTTCCACTGCGAGATCGGCGTCAGAGTTATTCCGTTTGTTGCTGTACAAATGAAATGTATTGATGACTCCCAGCAGCCTGGTTCGACTCAGAATTTGCTGCGTCATGCTCTGCAAGCGCTGTTGCAGGTCGACAGCGACATTCGGAACAACATATTGTTCCGGCACTTTTTGCTGCTCGACAATAATCACCGTCTCGGACCGGTACTTCGGGGGAATCAACCACGCCGCCACCATCACCGCCGCCCATACTGCGAACATTGGTAGTAACAGCCACCACTGCCGCCGGCGAATTACCGAGAAGTAGTACTGCAGCGTTCCTGCTGGTGACTTCTGCGGATTATTCATCGATGCTGCCTGCTAACTGGAGCCGTGAAGTTATAAATCAGCGACGCTGATAGTCGATTGTGATTTGCCAAATTTGCTGCCACCGGATTTGAGGTTGTTGCATGGGCATGCCAGTAACGAACATCCAAGGACAACCGTGGTGTGATGGCGCGCGTCGCGCCAAACGCAACAGAAACATAGGAGAGTGGCTCAGTACGTACTGCTAATCCTTGAGCATGGTCCTCAGAAGCAAGCGCGTTGATCTTCCAACGACGAGTGAGCACCTGTCTCACTTCGGCGCTCGTACTGGAGAGTCGGACAATACCTTCTAGAGCTGCTCCATCGCTGATCCTCCGGTTCCATCCCAGCAATAAGGTTGTACTTTTGCGCGAGCACACGTAGTTAGCTCCGCCCGTCCAGCTCCATTCCTTTTGCCGCGAAAGAGCACTGATTGTCTCTGAGAGACTCGAGCCAGAGTCAGTGCGAAAAGCTGAGTGTTCCGGTCCCAAGAAAAATGTGAGCTTATTCGAAGCAGTGAGCAGCATCGCCTGAGTGTAAAGAACCCTTTCAACAAGAGACCGCGAATGAGGATCTCTTGAAACGAGTTCCTGAACATTCCAATCCACTCCGATCGAATTATGCCTGGTCAATCGATAGGAATAGAAGGTGTTCGCGCTGGCGGCTCTCGCGGCGCCGAGTTCCCGCGCATCGGATGAAGAAGTGTAACTAACGTTGTAGAACGTCCCGTTCAACCCAACCATGGATCGAGGTCCCAAGCTGTACGCTAAATCCATGCCTGCCTGCTCATTGTTCATTCTTGCCGTTGTGATGATGTTGCTATTTAGCAAATTAGCGGCGCCTGACGTGGATATGAGCTGTGAGGTTTGCAGCTGATCGAATGCGTTGTTCGTCCTCAGGAATGTCTCGTGAGCGCGTAGTCTGAGGCGCTTTGTGACTGCGAGTTCCAGACTGCCATTGAGAAATTCGGACGGGAGATTGTACGTACCGAGTACCCTGCTGTTCGAGAAGCCGGGACGATAGTCAATCGCCCATTTTGCTGCTGGCCTGGAGACATTCCATCCTACGTGAGGCTCGACGATGGTGAGCAAGTCTGATTGCTTACTTCGAGCAGTACCTAATGCGTCGTCGTCGAAATCAACGGAGGTGCGCAGACCGAGTGAAAATGAATTTTCCCGTATGCCACCCTCTTGGGTTGCGAATAATGGGATTTCGCCGGGTAGAATTGGATCGCTCAAGCTTTGTGCCTGCAACCTTGCTTCACTCACGAGCAAGAGAGCCGCGAATATCAAGAGTTTCAGGCACATTCGAGTTCCGTCATGGAACTACCACTGTGTCATGTGGTTGAAGCTGAATGTCTGCAGTAAGATCTGTGCCCTTGATAACTTGTTTGTAGTTGAACGGAAGCCGGACGCGCGTTCCATTCACATTCCCGCGGAGCACGTAGATCTTCGTTGCCTTAGCGAAATCGCGAAGCCCGCCTGCCATGGCGATCGCGTCAAGAACCGTCATCGGGCCGCTGATCACGTATAAGCCCGGCTTCTCTACTTCGCCAACAATGTTAAATTTTTGGCTTTTCGCTTCTTGTACCAGAACGGTTACTTCAGGAGTGGACAAGTAAGTACCAAGCTGGTGCCGAATCTCGTTCTGTAGCTCTGTTGGTGTGCGACCGTTCGCCATGATATCGCCGACTAACGGCAGCGAAATATTTCCGTCGGGTCGCACAGGCAACGTTCGTGAGATTTCTGGCTCTTTCCATACATTCACAGCCAAAACGTCGCCTGGACCAATTACGTACTGATTGGCAGGCACCGGTACACTCACCGCTGCGGAAGCTGCGGCAGAATCGCCGTCAATACCGCTCTTGCCTGTTTGACCAGCAAGATAAAGGGAAAGAACCAGAGCAATCGCGATTGTGGCCGGTCGCAGAAAGTAATTTGATCCCATATTAGTCACTTCAGCAGTTGCTGGAGCTTCTTATGCCGGCTCGAGGTCGTAGCCTTCAATGGTGATGGACAGTGAGCGTTGAATACTTGCGACCGAAATTACTAGTTTCTTTTGCCCGTTTGTGATCAAGATACCCTCCAATCCGTCCAGTGCGCCGCCACGCACTCGCACACGCTGTCCTATCTTGAGGAACGGATATTGTGAGAGAGGAATCTTCGTCATTAGCAGAGTCTTAATATCTTCGATCTCGCTTTCTGGAATGGGGATAGCTTCGCGCTGCGGTCCAACAAAACCCAAAGCCCCCCAGGTGCGCAGAATGGCGAGACGAGCATTGATATGGAGGTGCGCATGAACAAACACATAACCGGGGAACAAAGGCACTTGCACTACCTTGCGCCGGTCACTCCAGTGATGCACTTCATTTAACACTGGCAGATATGAATCGATGTGCTTCTCGCTTAGTTCCGTGACGACTTTCTTTTCATGGCGTGGACGCGTCTGTACTGCGTACCATTGAGCCTCAGGCAACGTTGGAATCGTCGTTTCGTGTGGTATGACTTGTACGCTGCCCATAGCTTCGCCCTCTAAGTCCCATCGCTCGGACCCTGATTAGAACCTCACTTTCCTTGTTGCTAAATGACCGGTGCAAACTCGCCAAAACTCACCGGCTGCGGGAAGCGCTCTCGTTTTGCGAGGTCGCTTCCTATTCCAAACACTGCTTACATCTCTATCGCGTCTGCTGCACGCCAGCTTGCCAGTCAGCTTTTCCTGGCGCAGCGGCAGCCATGCCAACATCCTTCAGTTTGTAAAGCAGCGCACGATAACTAATATTCAGCGCACAAGCCGCTCGCCTGCGGTTCCACTTGTTTGCATGCAACACTTTCAAAATCGCTTCACGTTCAAGCTCGCGAACGGCTTTCTTCGTCAGTTCCTTCAGCGATACTGCGCCAGGCGATGAGAGCTGTTTCGTATTCTGCTCACTTGCTCGTCCCAAGAGTTCCTGGCAAACGGCTTCTTCGCAGCCGAAAAGGACATAGCGCCTCAACAAATTCTCGAGCTCACGAATATTTCCTGGCCATGAATAATTGAGTAAGAAGTGCATCATTTCCTGCGACGGACGCTTGGCCTCGCCGGCATATGCGTTGCTGAAGAAACTCAGGAAATGCGCGGTGAGATCTGGTATATCGGCGGTCCGCTCGCGCAAAGGAGGAACACGCAGTGTGAGTACGTTAATCCGATAAAGCAAGTCCCTGCGGAAATCGCCTCGCTCTGCCGCACTC
This genomic window from Acidobacteriota bacterium contains:
- a CDS encoding GDP-mannose dehydrogenase; protein product: MKSISVFGLGYVGAVTAGCFASVGHNVIGVDVSPEKVEMLQSGKAPVMEPGLNQLIADASKAGRLRATLDAGLAVRESEISFVCVGTPSLHNGCLDLSSVQYSCEQIGRALRTKEEFHWVVPRSTMLPGTAKSKIIPAIEGASGKRVGIDFAVCANPEFTREGSAVADFLNPAITVLGADDPAHLAPLRELYKEISGQICETSLPVAEMVKYVCNAFHALKVAFANEIGSACKEMKVDVDAVTKIFLSDTRLNISPAYLTPGFAFGGSCLPKDLRALTYRAKQLDLDLPLLRAIMPSNQAHLERAIDTVLATRHKKIGILGLSFKSGTDDLRESPSVQLIKRLLGEGCQIQIWDRDVSLGRLVGSNRKFIEDEIPHIGMLLSTDLEEVVRGSEVVVIGTKSIDEEVVSTLLRAEQMVIDLHSPAQSRVSIPVNQEASVHESAPSALFGEPAYAAS
- the asnB gene encoding asparagine synthase (glutamine-hydrolyzing), translating into MCGIAGIVGADQSYLAEAAQVHRMCQAIVHRGPDDEGIYAKGCAGIGMRRLSIIDLSTGNQPIHNEDRTIWVVFNGEIYNFPELREKLEGLGHEFYTNTDTEVIVHLYEEYGTACVRELRGMFAFAIWDENRQKLVLGRDRFGKKPLHYAVSEGRLLFGSEIKAILAVAPELLEIDPRGVLHFFHFGYIQDPLTAFTKIRKLPPAHVMEWSKGRIHIRQYWDLPPLGSFDPKSEEECLEELEARFSEAVRIRLMSDVPLGALLSGGVDSSAVVAMMARFSSCRVRTFSIGFSHADFNEASHARLVAQRFDTEHHELFVDPQIEETVNQLTCHLEEPFGDSSIVPTFHVSRMARQHVTVALAGDGGDELFAGYDRYTSHIRRQWILPFPFRTGEWYRAYVHPHVPTGWRGRRFLFNLSLPCRERYLDSVSLLPTCVRERPLFSTGFAEWADSVESPYNSFLDYFAGRPASDPLSEAQYLDTKTYLPGDILTKVDRMSMATSLEVRAPLLDHCLAEWVAALSPKWKRRFGQSKYMLKKLAERLGVPREVLYRPKQGFSMPLVHWFRQDHSPALLDILVEPKTTQRGYFNEQEVRRRIQEHRKGIRDRSWELWHLLIFELWHRNFLEPAAQLHSFAVPMRKPFLSPSVMAVSGRRTAAAEVA
- a CDS encoding sugar transporter gives rise to the protein MGSNYFLRPATIAIALVLSLYLAGQTGKSGIDGDSAAASAAVSVPVPANQYVIGPGDVLAVNVWKEPEISRTLPVRPDGNISLPLVGDIMANGRTPTELQNEIRHQLGTYLSTPEVTVLVQEAKSQKFNIVGEVEKPGLYVISGPMTVLDAIAMAGGLRDFAKATKIYVLRGNVNGTRVRLPFNYKQVIKGTDLTADIQLQPHDTVVVP
- a CDS encoding antitermination protein NusG: MGSVQVIPHETTIPTLPEAQWYAVQTRPRHEKKVVTELSEKHIDSYLPVLNEVHHWSDRRKVVQVPLFPGYVFVHAHLHINARLAILRTWGALGFVGPQREAIPIPESEIEDIKTLLMTKIPLSQYPFLKIGQRVRVRGGALDGLEGILITNGQKKLVISVASIQRSLSITIEGYDLEPA
- a CDS encoding sigma-54-dependent Fis family transcriptional regulator; protein product: MAPSSLTTSSWPHQELNQLPPDTIFFGHSEHMKALQSRIEKIAALDMPVLIEGESGTGKDILARMLHQRSPWMSGVFVKLRCSNIPESFDDFLESYAEAVKGIPRATLSSAHSGCHGTLFLDEISETSASLQAKLLRLLQEGRLCSVNLKRCKLNLRLICGTTCALESAAERGDFRRDLLYRINVLTLRVPPLRERTADIPDLTAHFLSFFSNAYAGEAKRPSQEMMHFLLNYSWPGNIRELENLLRRYVLFGCEEAVCQELLGRASEQNTKQLSSPGAVSLKELTKKAVRELEREAILKVLHANKWNRRRAACALNISYRALLYKLKDVGMAAAAPGKADWQAGVQQTR